Below is a genomic region from Kwoniella dejecticola CBS 10117 chromosome 4, complete sequence.
TCCTTATATAGTTGTAGCCCAACTCGACTTTGAGCACTTTCCCAGGCTATCTGCCCAGTATTTGACGAGAACCCTTTCCGCTTCATCATGCCATATCATCTCATAGCTCACTTGAACGGTCTTAATCGCGAGGGATAGTCAAATTCCCCAGACTTAGACTGCAAAAGTCAAACTTTAGATAGGTGACGAATGATTTCGTGATAAGGATTTAGCGGAGTTCACCGCGTACCGTACGCAGCCTTATCTCTCAAATATTCCCGATAACTCATCGATGAGACCGAATCTCACTGTCTCATCGCTTCCATCGcttcatcgcttcatcatcagTGAAGCAATCTCAGGAAACGGTAGCGTAGTGAGCGCAGGTAGACTGTGACTACAGATGCAACAAGTGACTCCAAAAGCATGCATGACGCGTTTAGCAAAGTAACGTTTGAAGGGTTAGATGTATTGATGATATAACCCGTGATACGACTATATATTCTTCCGATATTTTGGGATATTCGATCACGTAGCAAACACCCCTTCGGTTCCTTAGCGGTTCAGCTCGACGTGGTTTGCCTACTTCGGTAGGAGGTGACCGCCGAGAGCGCGTGATCGAAACCAAGCTTTTTCAGATTGAGATAATTTTAgctatctcgtcagctccagGATCTCGTTACTAGGACACAAGCGATTTTTAGGGTAGAGCATGGGGAAAGCTTCAAGCATACATAAACGTGCTTGCAGGATAGCTGAATGCACTGCactgaatcagcttcggagCAAGCATGATCACAAATTGATAGCTGAGTACCGCATTCACGAATATACGGTATGAGGATCAACAACGAGACTATATATACGTTCTGACAGTTCGAGATTCGGCCGCGTAAGGGAAACCTGTAATGAACCATAACGGTTAAGGTGGGTGCTGGCTAGGGGCACCTTCCCGGGAAGGATTATACCCCCCGGCATCCAGTCGAATGCCCCGAGGGCGCGCGATCAATTCCTTTTGGATGCCAACATCATTTTATctatctcgtcagctcaacccGATTTCAGGTCTTTTCCCTAAGTGATATATTCAGTGTGCATGGCGTAGAATTTTGCTTGCATTATCGTGCTTAGATCGTTGTATACGCTGCACTAAATGAGGGTCACAGGGCACGCACGAACAAAAAGTGTCGGCTGGATCTTGATATACGGCATGGAACGGAACCCCACAGTATGACTATATATACGTTTCAACATTTCGGGATACCGGTCCCGTAAGGAATACCACCTGTGCTGAACCATAACGGTtaagggatgatgaggtgtCATACCTCTTATCTTAGAGGGAGACCTGCGCTTCCACGTCTGCCTAACGGCGCGGGATCAAACCTTTTGCGGCTCAACGTTATTttatcgatctcgtcagctcacgGACCTCGCGGAACCAGAAATGAGAACTGTCACTGCATTCCCATTGAGCCTACTGTAAACCATTTACATCATATGCATTCTGCATGCGAGATCGAGCTTTTTTTAATTTACTGATGACCAGAGATAGTCCTTGGAGCATACGGTTCCGAGATATAAGCCTTCTCTTCCGGGGTAAGCTTAACATTTAAGGCACCTGCGAGAATCACGTCCGAACCATTGCAATCAGCCATTCCACTTAACATAACTGAAATATTAGTTGAACAAGCTTGTACTCACCAATCAATTCTTTCAATTTATCGATAGACGTCGTACCGATGATAGGCGCAGTGATAAAATCATTACTGATCGACCAAGCCAGCGCGACCTGAGCCATACTGACTCCCTTTTTCTTGGCAATTTCCTCTACCCGTTCATTGATGGCCTTTCGAGAATCATCGGGTTTATCGTGTCCACGGGTTTTGTAGTTTGTATCACTCTGTACTCTGACTGTTTCCTCGGCTGTCTTCCATGGTCGGGTCAAGTACCCTCGGTGAAGTGGACTCCAAGGGATGACTCCGACTCCCAATAATTGGGTCAAGGGCATCATctcccgctcttcttctcggtatGCGGCATTGTGGAAGTTCTGCATCGAGATAAACGGCGTgagcttgttgttgattgcGTAGTCTGCACTTCGGTATCAGCTGCGGTCCGACATATTTTACCGCGGGACGAAGGGAAGATACCAAGGTATGGTGCACTCACTTTGCATAGCGTGGAATTGGTAGGCGAAGCAACTGCTCATTCCGACGTATCTGACCCATCCTTTTTGAACGACGTCGTGGAGGGCTTGCATCTGGTGTATGTCAGCGGAGAGAGAACGCAGAGGCAATTGGCAGTTCTGAAAGGAACTCACGGTTTCCTCGATGGGCGTCTCATAATCAAATCTATAAGACTGATTAATATATGTTCACCTTTTTACATGAAAAGGagacagactcaccgatgaagCTGTaaaagatcgatgaattccAGATCTAATCTCTTCAAGGAGGCTTGTACAGCTTCGAAGATGTGCTATACCAGAAGGAAAAACGGTATTAGCGACAGGTCGGGAGGATGGATGAGGCGACGCACCTTTCGACTGGATCCTCGACCGTTGGGCGCTACTTTATCGCCTGATCCAGGTCGAACCACCGGGTTGTACAGCTGAGTTTCAGGGATTCAGTGAATGATTTCAGTACGATGATTAAAGAAAGGGGCGAGATGCGAATTAGACAAGACAGGGATGGAGCGGAGCGGTCGgaaaagagaggagaagatgggatgaatAGAACGAGCGTCATCGTTCCACAAGGCAAGCCAACAAGGTACATAGTCATACgaaagaagctcaccttAGTCAAGATCACCACACTTTCTCTTGGCGCCTGAATCGGAGACCGTGAGTCTGATCAGCAAACAGCTAAACGACTTGGCCAAGCGGCGAGATAGCCAAGCTTGGAGCGACATTCAAGAGGTTGAACACCTACCCCGATGACCTTTAATGCTTTACCCAATACTTCTTCAGATACACCTCCAGAATAGACATCGGCAGTACTGTGCGCGCAACCATCAGTCAATGATCATCCGCACCCGTTGGAAGTACTCCCGCCTTCGGAGACCAGAACAGATGATCACGGAAAGGagttggaggtggagatgggagATTGGAAtggtgaagaggaatggaGACCCCACTCAAAGGTGTTTATCCCGTTCTCATAAGCGAACTTTATATGTTCAATACTTTCTTTCTCGTCCAGGACCCATTCTTGCCATCTAGTGAGGATTTCAATCAGTGATCATTCTCAACGGTTCCAGACTAAAAAACGGTAATGAACGAGTGAGTAACGTTGAAACCGCTTACTTGGGTGTACCGTACGACATACATCCTCTACCAAGCGGAGTAGAGTAGAACAATCAGCTCTGTGTTCCGCTTTTCATGTGTCGACTTGTCTTGACTACATTCATGTAAAcgactcacaagatcaaTTTGGACACTTTCAATCCAGATTTACCCAGTCGGACTATCATCAAAACACGACGCCCCACGATACATCAGCTCTATCTTGCTCTATCCAGTACTCTATCACGCCTCGATTTACCATATGGGATCTCAGTCTTTTGTTCAGTCGCCATttcgatgattcgatgattTGATACTTCGACAATTGGATAATCCACAACGCAGCTTGCTGTATTTTCAGTACGATTCTCCGATCACTAGAAGGGTAAATAGTGCAAACGTGATGGTAGACCTCTTGATGCAATTACTGAAGTAACTTTTCTATCTATTTATACCATCCTCTCAAATCGCTTTCGAGCTCGAGTGGACATACCGGCCATATGCGGGCCGTAGATTAGCTCAAAGCACGTGATGATCCATTTTAACGGTGATCGCCGCAGCTTCCTCCACCGTCCTTCCATGCAATAGATTCATTCGGTTTTTGTTTTTGTATGTGGTATCGTACTGAGCCGTACGATACTTTATATGGAATGCTTTTCCACCTCCTCCTAATCCTCCGCTATCAACCCTGTCGAGTAAAGCCTCGttcctcgcttcttcctttcaCGCGATCCgcttccttcatcctcaacatctGCGTTTGATATCCTCTACTATCCACACCTCCTTCGCTATTTCCCACTACTAATCCTCCATCCACTGATTGCAAGGCACTACacaatccttcttcgccaggTGATAAGCGGATCCGGATTGAGCAATGCCCAGAAATAAAATGGCGCTTAGAAGACTGTCGCAGATAGCAGAACAACATATCAGCGAGCTATTCTAGCACGCATGGGATTAACTCATAGATGCATCAAGACACTCACGCAGATCTCCTAAGCCGGCAGCATCGAGACCCGAGTTCTCCTTGACGCCCAATTCAAAGTACCCATAGATGATCGTGGTGGCCATCAAGATACCGGTACCCGAGCCGAGAGCGCCCATCATATCAGCCAAGACGGAGAGCAGACCGAGGGTGGCTCCTCCGAAGGCAGCAGCGGTGGGGATGACTCGTTTGAGTTCTTTGTAGATCGACGCCTCTCTGTGGCCGGCCAGAGTCATGTTCTGGTCTTTCAGTTGCTTGGCGACGTCCCTTGGGCCGGATCCGGAGACTTCGATCCATGTCTTGGAGAAGATGGCACAGGcagtgacgatgaaggcgatgTACACGACGGTGTGGAACGGGTCTTGGATGGCCGTGGTGAGGGAGTGAGGGGCGGACATGTAGTATGCGATACCTGATACAGCCGATAATTGAGATGGGACTTCTTCCATTGGCTAAAACGATAGAGAATCAGCAGCTGCGTCTGCGTTTCAGCAGGGAGAGACatgtcaactcacctcccatACACCCAAAAGCCTGACCAAGAAGTTGTTGGGGAATCTGGACGAGAGCATTTGACTAATCAAGAAGACGTTGGAGGTCAAGGCGGACTCGAGCATGATAGGCATGTTGGAGGTGTAGAACAGTTTGACGGGGTAAGAACCTCGTTGGCCTCTCATCTTGGAGCTCTTGATCGGGATCTCAATTCTGAATCCTTGCAAGTAGATGACCAaagcgaagacgacgacggTAGCGAGGAGGTTCATTATGTTGGGTAGTCTCTCTCTGTAGAAGGCTTCTTTAAGAGCACGGGTCTTGTCGTTCCACGTGAagagcaagtggaagagggcGATGATGGCACCTTCGAACTCGGGACCTCGACCGGTGTTGACCGTGTTAGGGGAGAAGGCCTTCCAGACGATCGATTCGCAGATGTTGGTAGCGATGAACAAGGAGATACCGGATCCGAGACCGTATCCTTTGGTCAGGAGCTCATCGAGCAGAATGACAATCAACGAGGCGGAGACGAGTTGGAGGATTAATAAGAGACAGACACCGGGGCCGAGGGATGAGGGGGATCCGTAGAGACCGGTGAGGACGTAGACGGTCGCTTGTCCGAGGGCGATGATCATGGCGAATACTGGGGTGATATGAGTTGTTAGCATGAACGATCTGGTGCTTGAAGAAAGACGCGGTGTATTGGCTGATGATAGCAAGGAGACAGGAGGAATTGTGCTGTGTAAAGACTCAAGATGACATTGAACGGCCTCGAGCTTCGAGCCTTTGCAAATGTATATGAGAAGATGAGGCCCACTCACATTTCTGAGCAGCTCCGAAAAGCGCTCTATCATCCTTAAGACTAAAGTCAACGTCGATCAATTGAGCACCGGCGAGCAGTTGCATGATCATTCCAGAGGTGACGATCGGTGTGATACCCAATTCCATCAATGTACCTCTGTTGGAAGCGAGGATGGCTCTGAGCCAGTAGAGAGGGTCGGAACTGTCCGACGACATGATACCGTATAGGGGTACTTGGGAGCATACTAGGAAGATTAAGAGGGTGGTTGCTGTCCATAAGACTTTGTGGTTGAATACGACCTGGTGCGAGAGTAGACGATCAGCATTGAAAGGGGGAATCGACGTTATAGGAGACAAGGTGGGCACAGTTGGAGGATCGAGTCTGAAcacaccttcttctcgggaGCAGTGACCTCTGGGAGAATGCTCACGAAAGGTCGGACGAGCTCGAGGAAGCGGACTAGCGTGGTGTCGATCATCAGTGACGAGTTCAACACATCTGGGTATCACAAAGGGGACTGCGACTTACAACCCATTTTGAGCTACCAAGTGAGGAGTGAGCCGAGCCGAAGAGAcagaggagggaggaggagaattggCTTTATGGATAGAGAGCGAgagttgaggtgagttgactatagaatgaggtggaagatgttAGGTTGTATGGTGGTgcggtgtggtgtggtgtggtgtggtgtggtgtggtgtggtgtggtgtggtgttGTCAGGGTGTCTTTTGCTGTCGTGGCACTTTGATTGGTTTGCCGATTTAGGATATATGGACAAACCGAGTTACGTAATCAAGAGCTAGGAGGTGCCCCGCTTCCCCGATTGAATTGAAAAAGTTGTGCTTAAACCCATCAGAAATTACGACGAGCCAAATCATCAATTCTCAGTCTGCCCTATCGAGTCAAGCGTGACGGTATAGAAATTCCAGCACCATGTCGGAGATACAGCAGCCACCATCTGAAGACGGTACGGCCACCGCTCGACCCGAGACTTCTCTCTCTGCTCGCCCCGTACCAGCCGGAACAGCGCCCATCAAGGCCGAGTAAGTCTTGCACTCGTCTGCCTTTGcctctcatcatcatagACTGACTAAGCCCACCTCCTGTGCAGGTATCTTCTCCACCCAACATCCACTGTCGACGGGGCATCGACCTCAGTACTCAATGATATAGGCGACGACGATGCCGCTGAGGGCGTGACAGGCGGCAGCGGCGGCGATGCGAGGGACAACAAACGACGTAAACCTAATAAAAACGATAAGAAAGAGCGCAAAGGCGCCAATAAAGGTCGTCATTTCCCCGTCATCCGAGAGATGAGCATCAAGATATGTAAAGCGTGGGAGACTACTGGACTGTGCGATAGGGGGGAAACATGTAAATTCAATCATAGTTGGGATGGGTATTTCGAGATTAAACCCTCGGACGTATACCTGAATCCAAGCGCAACACTCCTTCCGGATCCACCATACGTCAATGAAGAAGCGCAATCCGGCGTAGTAGAAGATGAAAACGATCTGATAGGGAAGAAAATCAATCTGAAGACTGTTTGTCCGGTTCTGAAAGATTTAGGGTATTGTCCGTACGGATGGAGATGTCGGTTCTTGGGTAATCATATCAAGCGTATCAACGACAAGGAAGGCTCCTCCAAAGCACAGAAATCAAGTGAGCAGGACAAAGAAAACGCAGACGCTCAAAATGGTTtttcctcatctccatcgtCGTGGTCGTCATCGAAAAAGCTGGGCAAATGGGAACTCCTGGACTTCTCCACAAACGATAACGAAGCCAAGGGTAAATGGAAAGGTGGCGAAACCAACTGGATAGAATGGGAAACGACAAATAAGCTCAAGAGGAACGAAGTGAGTAAAGGAGCTTCTCAACAACTACAGATTAGCTGGAGTACACGATGTGCCGAGGTCCATTTGTTATCTGTTTCGATCCcttagctgagctgacgaatGATCTGATCCGACTCACTCACTTAGTACGAGTTCCCCTTTTCCAAAGCCTACTTATCGGTAGTAGAGCCCGACAAGCCTTTCACACTGAACAATCCCAAATCGAAATTCGGCAAATCAAAGTCCCACAAACGCAAACAAGACGTCTCGGAAGAAGCGTCTTTGAACGCGGCTGTCtctgaagaagcagctttcaacgaggaagagagcgCTTTCAATCAGAATGGCGATTCGgctcaagaggagaagggtatcgtAGTGGGCGAGAGTGAGGCTATGGACGTTCCTCTTCGGccggaagagaagaagaggttgaatTGGGAGGGTGGGAGGTATTTGGCTCCTCTAACTACGGTTGGAAATCTGGTAAGTCGATCCCCAACCAATCTTGCTTCGATTTTTCTGCTATGAACTCTGAAGCTGGACAAGAAATGACGGTTGAGTATGGGATATGGGATACTGATGACACCTGCATCGGTGGTAGCCTTTCAGAAGACTTTGCGTTGATTACGGAGCGACGATAACCATCTCCGAGATGGCCCTTGCCCAGCCTCTCGTATCGGGGCATAACGAAGAATGGGCTTTGTGCAGAAGACATGAGAGCGAAAAGATGTTTGGAATACAGCTTGCAGGAGGGTACGCGAATAGGATGGTGCCTGCTGCTGAGTTGATCAGGAAGGAGCTATATGGCGGAGTGGACTTTGTCGATATCAACATGGTACGCTGTCCATTCTTTGATTTCGCCATCGATGCAGACGTCTAAGCTGATTCTGTCCGACTGATACGTCACAGGGATGTCCTATCGATCTAGTATTCAACCAAGGGGCAGGTAGTGCTTGTGAGTTCCATCAAGGTCTGCTCCCCCAGTCGCATGACACTGACAAAAAAGATAAATGCAGTGATGGAAGCGCCTGGGCGATTGGCCAAGATATTAGTGGGGATGAACCGAGCTCTCGGAGATGGTAAGCCACGTCTCGTGCCTTTCAATACGATGAGGGCTGACTGAATTGTCGTTACCCACAGTCCCGCTTACCGTGAAATTCGTGAGAACTTGAATCACCCCACAACCCGAATGCTCCAGCTGATTTATTACTTGGCGTAGCGAACGGGTATCTCAAACAATAAGCCAAACGCACACAAGCTCATCCCCAAATTCGCTACTCAGTGGGGTGCAGGAGCTTTGACCGTACGTCTCCTTTGTTCCCCCATTctatcgtatcgtatcaaGCGTAGAACATCAAGCGTACATGGCTGACAAGACAGACATTAGATACATGGCCGATCTCGAACACAGCGATATAGTAAATTAGCAGATTGGGAATACATCAAGACCTGCGCAGACACCCTCAGAGAATCACTGGCGGACGCGAACTTGCCGCCTGTGCCTATATTCGGTAATGGAGATTGTTATTCGTCCGAAGGGTATtacgaggagatggagaaatcGGGTGTGGACGGGGTCATGGTAGCTCGAGGGGCTCTGATCAAGCCTTGGATATTTACTGAGATCAAAGAGAGGAGGGAGTGGGATATCAGTGCGACTGAGAGGCTGGAAGGTAtaaggaaggtgagtcggggCGTCTGCGTCTCTGCAAGCCATCCTAGAAGCGGAATCCAATTACAATCACTTCAACCCAGCCAAAAGAAAGATAaacctgaagctgaattttGTGCCGTGTCAATTCGACTAGTACGCCGAATTTGGTCTATCGCACTGGGGATCCGACACTCAAGGAATAAACACGACCCGCCGATTCTTGTGCGAGGCATTATCGTTCCAATGTCGATATGTACCTATAGGCTTGTTGGAGAGGTTACCTGGGAAATTGAATGAGAGACCACCAGCGTATAGGGGGAGAAACGAGTTGGAGACGTTGTTGAGTAGTCCGTTCTCGAATGACTGGGTCAAGATCTCCGAGATGTTCTTGGGTAAAGTGGACGACGCGTTCAACTTTGTGCCGAAGCATAAGAGCAATGCGTACGGGAATGAGGAGGCGCAGGGGTAGTAGTTTGTTTGAGCAAAGGGTGTACATATGCTTGCTTCGTCTGCTTTATACAATATGTATCTATACATGTATATTATATATATAACCATTCCCATTGCTTATCACGTTCTGCTCACTGCTCACTTTcatcgatgttgatatcATCAATACGAGTATGCATCCGATTCGATGCGAttcgatgcgatgcgatgagTAAGATGACTAAACGCCCTCCAATGGCGTGATGCGTACGGTGGATGATGCCTTATCACCTCGGCCcttcggtcaaatccgactCACCgtacagcagcagcagcagcaatcCCAGACATCTCTCTTTCGATTTTCTATCTGCAGTCAAGTCGGTACTTCGATCCATTGTGTATTTTCCAGCTCTTCAAGTACGAAGGCAGTAGGCCAAACGTTCCCCCTCCCCTCTCATTCTTACTCATCTACACGCCAGCCGGTCCAATCCTCTCGCTCCAATGATGGCCCCATCCTTATCCAATCTAATAATCACCTCCCCCCTCTCTCCGGAGAAGCTCGCCGAGGTGAAAACGCACTTCAAGAGCGTACATCATTACCCTCCTGGTGGACAGGGAGAGGATGCTAAGAAGGTACCTAAAGACTTAGCGAATAAGGCAGATGTGTGGTACGCGAATTATACGGGTATACCACCTTATCTCGAGTTTGCGGATGTGCCGAATTTGAAGTTGGTCCAGTTGACTAGTGgtgagtcggagtcggagtgGGAGTGGTCTGTTGGTATTTGTCCGATATGAAGGAGCACGAGTACAAGGATGAGTTTGGGGATGAGCAGATCGCTTGCACGCGATGGGTTGGAGGACAATCAAGAAACAAGGAAAACGAAATGAACGATAACAAAAAGGTAATGGATTAGTGCCTGTGCTGATCTTCATTCATACTGTCACAACTCCCCTCACCTCGCTACAGCCGGCGCGAACAACGCTTTGAACTCGCCCGCACTCAAATCGGAAGAAGCCAGAAAACAAATAACCATCTCGTCTGCTAGTGGGATCCACTCGTTGAGTATTCCCCAATGGATCCTATCACAAACCATCAGCTGTGAGTAAATTTCCATCGCCTTCTAGCATTCAGCTCAATTCTCAAGTGTAACCTTCCTTCTCAAAGCAAACGCCCAGATGATGATTCAGCGGAGGGTTAAGCTCACATTTGATATCACCATTGCTGCAGTGTACATGCATCTATATTTACAGACTTACAACACcagagtgagtcatctaCGCCTTTCATGACCCCTCATCTACATCTTACCACAGCCCCACATGTCCATCTCTTTCTACCCGCAAGTCTCCTCCTGCCCTCAGAAGCGTTGGCGCTCTTTGGCTTACACCTATGATATTCCATCAGAACACCCAAAAATGGGATCGAAGTATCCCTCAACTaccccctccgcctcctgaGGATTTCGGTAATTCCGGAAGATCGTTGTACGGCAAGACGGCCGGTCTGTTAGGTTATGGACATATCGCCAGGGAGACAGCGAGGCTGCTCAAGGCTTTCAACGTCAATGTGATAGCTGCTAATTCCACGGGGAGTAAGAGGAAGGACGAGGGGTATATCATACCTGGCACaggggatgaagagggtgagcATTTGACGTTTGATCATCCTTATCTCTCCCTCCATCTGTCTGATTTTGTACTTGGGTCCGTGTGTGATGACGTGCGCTGTACGAATGATCATCGCTACCACTGTCTGCAATGACACCGCGCACTATCGCTCATCGGTCAACGCTAAATCTCCAATGTGCTCAGGTGTCATCCCATCGGCTTATTACTCGACTAATGACCCCGAATCGTTCAAGGCTTTCCTTGGAAAATCGGATATTTTGATTGCAAGTCTGCCTTCCACGCCGCAAACCCAAAATCTGTTGAAGGATGAGCACTTCGGTGAGTGACTGTGTGTCCCCATATCACTTATCTGCCTGATCAGATTCGCTTTCTCTGTCTTGCAATGTAGAATGTGATGACAAATGACTGATACCGCCCTCTGGGTCTTCGCATTGTCGTTGTTTTCAGACGCTTTGCCGAAAGATGCGATCCTGATAAATGTCGGCAGAGGAGACTTGTTCAAATCCGGTGAGTACGGATCTTTCGTCCTACACACCCTCTACATGACCTCCTGGACCGAGTCCAATGCGTCTTAAGCCCTCTCAACGACAAGCTCGAGAGGAGCAGAAACAAACGCTGACGATGGGTCGATGCAACGCGTTCATATGTTCTCAGAGACACTCCTCAAAGCTCTTGACAAAGGGCATCTCTCCGGCGCCGCATTGGACGTCACGGATCCAGAACCTTTGACCGATGGTCATCCGTTATACACCCATCCATTGGTTACTATCACCCCGCACACGTCGTCGAATGTCAAGGGGTACTTCGAAGTTGGTGCTGATCTGTTGTTGGAGAATGTCAAGAGGATCAGGGAGGGTGGGAAACCTATTAACAAGGTGATTCCTGAACGAGGGTACTAGGTTAC
It encodes:
- a CDS encoding protein transporter SEC61 subunit alpha; its protein translation is MGFRFLELVRPFVSILPEVTAPEKKVVFNHKVLWTATTLLIFLVCSQVPLYGIMSSDSSDPLYWLRAILASNRGTLMELGITPIVTSGMIMQLLAGAQLIDVDFSLKDDRALFGAAQKLFAMIIALGQATVYVLTGLYGSPSSLGPGVCLLLILQLVSASLIVILLDELLTKGYGLGSGISLFIATNICESIVWKAFSPNTVNTGRGPEFEGAIIALFHLLFTWNDKTRALKEAFYRERLPNIMNLLATVVVFALVIYLQGFRIEIPIKSSKMRGQRGSYPVKLFYTSNMPIMLESALTSNVFLISQMLSSRFPNNFLVRLLGVWEPMEEVPSQLSAVSGIAYYMSAPHSLTTAIQDPFHTVVYIAFIVTACAIFSKTWIEVSGSGPRDVAKQLKDQNMTLAGHREASIYKELKRVIPTAAAFGGATLGLLSVLADMMGALGSGTGILMATTIIYGYFELGVKENSGLDAAGLGDLRECLDASMS